The stretch of DNA acaaagcctttcagacctactcttagtaaggaaaaatgacaactcctaaactaagagtgagtcttcgttgctatggatgacgtcattactcatgcacgagcttgactgaagtgaccaccttgattggttgatgattgtaacgcgggaatgattccaaacacctcccttacgatgatgagtgacaggtgacaggtctgagaatgcgtgcgctacaaagtagtgcgaaggacggaagatgatgaataactgaataaaaaggcctagcctaaatgaataaagagtaaggcaaaacaaatagcctagtagcctaataaaacataggcctacggattgatgcagtaggctaggctatctttgcaacattattaaattaatctgtcaccatatgcctacgtttgcaaagaggagaatattttaatttgattcacaatgaaacgttacatttaatttacatgttgacgatgagtagttttggttgttgttggtggcgttatagcatcccttttatgcctacaatgcaaaattgttccctcgcgattggaagctcctgttgcgcatacccatttcaaaacatcgcaacgtgaaatgccacaaaaagctgtttgtgaataggtcttagtgagttaggagtcctctcgacttcttttaggctgtcccagacttaggtgctacttttaggtctaaaatgctttgtgaattacttttagtgaaaaaaattaggagtcctaaagttaggagtgacacgcccattatttttaggagttgctcctaaattcgccacttatgagctacttttagccttaaaattctttgtgaatacggcccctggtcAACAATCAGCAGGTGTCTGTGGGAAGTGGGGGAAGGAACGCAAGAGCGTCTCACTGCACTGTTCTTCCGGCGGAGTTGTTGTTCCAGCAGTTGCCTTGGCCAAGGCCAGTGCTGGTTGAGGGGGCTGAAAGCAGATAAGATTGGGATTTTTTGGACATGGGGCGAGTAGCCGCATTTCAATTTACAAGACTATACTATCTTTGTCCATTCTGGTCTctgaatcgtgtgtgtgtgtgtgtgtgtgtgtgtatgtgtgtgctgcacTGGTGTTAGCCAGGCTGCCAggctatctctgtctctgtctactAACCTTTTGTGCTCTTTTtcactgtctctcactctttgaGGCCAGACAGCCAgagttcttctcttctttctttcttcttctttttcctcaACTTTGGAATTTCTGCCCTGTTCTGCTTCAGCTGTCAGAGCAAACATTCCCGCAATGGGAAGACCGGAAAGGCACAGCCAGCGGTGGGCAAACAGGCGGGCACGGTGGGcatgagaggagtgtgtgtgtgtgtgtgtgtgtgtgtgtgtgtgtgtgtgtgtgtgtgtctgtgtttgtgtgtgtgtgtgtgtgtgtgtgtgtgtgtgtgtgtgtgtgtgtgtgtgtgtgtgtgtgtgagcgtgtgtgtgtgtgtgtgtgtgtgtgagcgtgtgtgtgtgtgtgtatgtgtgtgtgtgtgagcgtgtgtgtgagcgtgtgtgtgtgtgtgtgtgtatgtgtgtgtgtgtgtatgtgtgtgtgtgtgtgtgtgtgtgtgtgtgtccacctcaCCACCTTGGCACACTGGGCTTTAGCAAACAGTGTGTTGtgatcagtggtccccaaactttttcttccgagggccagctcactatgcctggctctaagagagggccagagactcggaatATAgcaaaatagcttagtgctgtgaacaacagcagtctaccttagttgaatattccattacatttaatcatcactgcaatttaataccagtGCTAGTAGTTTTATGTTGCcaccatgccatatcagtgtaaaatgtagctcaaatgaaataatactaataaaaagactctgtTTCTTTGAATAcatagctcaagttgtgaacaagcaatatcctgcaaataatttaaagttagcaaactatgagagttttatgaagtgctggcaaacacacctgaaatgaccaccattctaactttcactcacctgatgagaactttgaactctgtatgaacatttgaacgtgtgaataaaaaatagaaatagttatcccagaaagtcccagaaatatgacttgaatagaagttagttagttattaagaAATAactgataaacttttagaatactttgagcactgatgcagtcagcataggcctcttacattgtttgcaagtaggcctacatttcattccgttttcgatggcaaacgcgaaacagcgccaaaacaaccaccagtggacaaaaagagtattacatgtgtactgttaagactcgccatagagaatgaatggggaaattacggaggttatagtttgacgatgtcgtactcccgtgcgggccagatgctatataccacggacatgttttggggggccacccaaaatgagttgGCGGGCCGTATTCGGCCCAAGGgctgtagtttggggaccactcaCATAGATGTTTTAAGCCATACATGCTTACACCTCCcccctttctcatctctctctcacacatacacaaacacagacacatacacataggcctacacttcaCTTCTCAGATAGAACAGGGCTAAAAAGAAATGAGCATTTCAATCTGTCAAGGCCATTTGTTGACCAAAATGTTACCCTAAGTTGACCAAAAGTTTTACAGGTTAAGAGAGGACAGtttttcacatcacacacaaaaaaacccaACCCTCCAAAAGGTGCCCTTGAAGTGGGCAGACAGGTCTCATCAGTCACCCTCTCTGTGTTCCCACACTCATCTCTGTGTTAAAACCgtacttcacacacacttactgtattCACAGATCCACTGAGCATCTGGAGTGTGTGAGCAGACAGTGTCACCTGTCACCTCCGTGACCATCCACAgagttatgaatgtgtgtgtgtgtgtgtgtgtgtgtgtttgtgagagtgtgtgtctgtgtgtgtatgctctaaTGGGTCTATCTCCTACTCAGAACACCTTTAGGGCTTCCTTGAGGTCAGGGGCCAATATAGGTTGTGTAAACTAGCACAAAGTAAAAATTAGAACTTACCATCAATCATCTCATCAATTCAGCGTATCGGGTTCAGCGCCATTTTTCAACATAGGGTTCAATGACTTGCCTGTTGGAAAATGATGCTAAGCATACTCAAAAAGTGAACCATTAGATGTCGAGGGAGCCCATGAGGAACTTCTATATCAGTGAGAGTCTGGTCTGTTGCCCTCTCTGGAATCCCCCTTTGAATGGGGCGGCGTGATTGATCCAGAGTGAGGAAGTTGGCTGACCGCACCACAGTCAGGCTCCACCGGAGTCTGATCTAGCGCTCGCTCGGCGGCCATGCTGAGGGCTTTGAAGAaacactgtgtctgtgtttgcacaGGGTGATGGAGTGAGGTGTCTGTGTTTGCAGGGATGACgttcacagagggagagagaatatcACTGTTGTGGATCTGAGGATCTGGCTGCTGTGGCTCCTGCATCTGGCCCTGATTTAGCCCTGATCTGAGCCTGATCTACGGCCTGGGCACTTATGCAGATACGGTGGTGTGCACCAGTGTTTCAAAAGTATACTCCTTTTGTTGTTATGGATGTGTCTTTCATCAGCACAAGCAACACCCAAACACAGTCCCTGCTATTTTCTataagtttttttgttttctctgcCCCTTTGCTACCAGTTCACTTGCCTGTCCTGAAATACAGTAAAATCTAATTAGCTATGATTCACTGAAGCAGGAAACGAAACAAAAAAACTTGTTCTATGAGGTAATCTCCTGTAATTCTAATCTCAGGAAGCAAACATTCAAATGAAAATCTGTCCTCTGCTCTCTTTGCATGAAAGTGTCTGTGAAAATTAGCGTAAATACATCATGTTTTCTCCGCACTCTTGAGGCCCTGCTTGAAAACGTACATGCATTGCACACAGTCACTCTGGAAAATTCTGTAAACACAAATTTGGTGCAGCACAGAAAAGGCTGTATGGTCTGTGCTGCTGGCGATATTCGTGTCATTTGCACCGCAGAAGCATATCCTGGGCTTTGGGCAGGGTTCAGACTAGAGTCTGATGCTATCACAAAATTTGTCATTTAATGACAATGAATGAGTTATGATGGCATTGACATACATCAAGATGGGTGTCTTTGTGTATCAGTAATGTTCTCCATATTTTGCTTAGGCCTATTTGTTGTTTTGCTCGGCATGTTGGTGATGATGGCTGTACGTCCCTTTATTGTGTATGTCTACGTGAATATTAAAAAGAGTTtaaacattcacattcacataaaCTTCTCATTGACAGGCATTGCCAATAAACTGAACTTGGATGGCAAGATGTTTACAGGTCACACCAACCAACCGCCACCACCACATCCACCTTTTTCCCTCTCCAAATCTGTGTGTCTTATTTCTTTTAAAGGTTCAGTCTGCAATTGTAATCCAATAGATAAGTCAGATTCAGTGATTTCTCTTCATGGTCCTCTCGATGTCCATTCCGTATAGGCTGCACTAAAGCACTCTGGGATTTGAATAGACACTCCTGCTTCTGTAATTAAAATGATAAGCAAACATAGTGGTTCAAATGGCCGAACCATCAACCaatttcagccaatcaacagcTTCAGGAGCATGGAATGGAGcagtgtaatttgattggttgttgaGCTCGAATATCAAAAGGTTTTGTCAGAATCACAGACGGTGCCTTTAACTCACATTCCTGTGCTCTTTCAGTTCTCTCTGCGACGCCACTCTTTTTCAGAAAGCGTACATGTCTCCTTCTCGTGCAGTCTTCCCTCTGTCTCACATCGGCGTttggagatgcacacacacacacacacgcctccaaATCTCCCTCAGCAAATATTTACCTCCCCACTCCTCAAGGATGAGACAgtggaaaagaagagaaaggagttttttgtttttttaacttctattctttctttttcttcctctgaGACTGTTGTGCGTAGAGATTACTGTGCCTTCTCAGTTTGAATTATGCAAAACATGCAAACGATGTTTTAGTCACAACATGTCTAcacttttgttttcatttaatgTTGAGCGTTTTCTACCACGGTCCAAAAGACCGTGTTATAAATAATAGCTGTTACAAAAAAGAACTATAGGAACTGTATGGTATTTTAGGACAAAATGTGGTAATCTTATAGAAgtattatagtattttgggacatgcCATAGAAGTACTATAAGACTGTATAGGGTAAGGATATTAAAGAGGTATTACAGAACATCAGAAGCATTATACACTACTACTATTGTAGAAATCGTAAGGGAGGATGCAATCTCtccatctgcctctctctttctctcttactttcTTCCTCTATTTCCATCTCccatttcttctctctgtctttgttgctttctgcctctctctctctacccccttttctctctcacacactctctcctttctctactttacttctctctccttttctcttacCCTCCCTCTTTATTTCATTCCCAATCTTTCTTTCTATTGTTCTTTCCTTTACTCTATATATACTCCTCTTGCTCGCCCttttcctcccccctccctctctctcttgctcaccctctcccccccctccctctctctctctttggctcAGCCGTCCTCTCACCATCACCAGGAATTTCACAGCAGGTCCTCAGGTCCTGCCTAAAAGCAGCATCGTCACCTCCAGTGTCTGACCAGTGCCCACGCCGACTAACAACACACTAGTGCCTCCTATGCCTGTTAacacccatgtacacacacacacacacacacacacacacacacacacacacacacacacacacacacacacacatacatctataCTCCTATATCAGGGCCTAGAATAGCCCACACTTAGATAACTAGACACAGGTACCATCCATCACCCAATCCAAATACATTCTTTCTGTTCAAATCCAGATTTGAGCATACTCCTCCCCTGGAGATTGGGGAAGAATACATCTTTAAACCACATTTACTTTCTGTATAGTGCtgaatgtgtgtaggtgtgttgtgtttgaCCGAACGGGCGGTTCAGCCCTGCACCTGCCCAGGCTCGAACCCACAGCTCGCAGCACCATCTGATGGGGAGACAACTGTGCTGTCATGGGAACTAGGGAGCTAAAGGGAGCTAAAACCAATGGATGTTAGCATCTCTCATTTGCACGTCTCTTAAGATGAGTGGAGGGAGGTTTACTTATCATACCTACTGTGCAGCTATCATATCAGCTGACTACCattacacataggcctacatttaatttCCATTTGCTATTTAGCCAAAAACCTGTGAAAGAACATGCTTCTTGGCACCTTTAGTTTTAGCTCTCTTAATATTTTGTTGGATGTGAGTGTTTCATAATATGGGCGCTCATTACTGATGTCTTATTAAGATTCAGTCCATGAGGACGTCAGCACTCCCTGAGGAAGACAGAGATTGCGTCTCAGTTAAAAGCTGTGATTTTCCCAGTAACTGTGATTTAAATTTAGCTGCCGCCATCAGGCTGGATCTCTGTTTGCATAGGAGCATTTGTCCCAAGGCGGCAGGGGGAAAAGTTCTAGTCACACCTCCAGTCTGCTCTCTGTCTCCCGGGCTGATGTTTGCCCATGACACACGCATGCTGACCTCAAGAGAAAAGCTATAGGcgagcatgcacatacacacacacacacacacacacacacatactgtacagagagagagagagagagcagctcaTGGGTACAGAAAACATCACCTGAGCCATACAGCAAAGCTGAGATGGAGCAGAACTTTGCCAGCTGTTTAGGCTTTCTTTTAGATAGGCCTGCCAATTCGTGACTCATCACTGATCTTTTTGCAAGTATGGGTTTATACGTCAATTTATCATAGAGGTCAAGATCTTTTGTTCAAGAATGAGTATATTACAAAACGCATCTTAGAGCAATTGAACCTATCTGGCAGTATTCGGGAATGCTTGTACATAGACACATCTTTTGTATTTCTTTTACAGCAAAAAGATCAATACGCTTGTGACCTGCATGCTGTGTAGAAAATGTACAAAATGGGCAACTAATTTGAGGTGATGGTCAGAGGTAGATTGcattaggcctatgtgtggATGGTGATAAGGTTCCACAAGGTTGTTTGGTAACACCAGTAGTCTGGCCTTAACAGCAGAGAATCTCCTTGCAGCAGCCAAGTCCACAAAACTTATATTTTCTAGAAATTGATGAATGAATTTTTGATTGTGTGAGAACAGGCAATAACTTTTTGGTTTAGGTCTAGACAGTACAGGAAATGGTGAATACGAATGCAGAATGCCCTTTACATTATAATGAGCAGTTTACATTTTAAAAGACATACAGTAATGACACAATTTTTGCAAGTCTACAGTAGTAAGTGGATGGCCATTTGTGCAAGCGCTATTTTAGTCCGCTCAGTGCATTTATCCGAGTGGGAATTACATGAGCTACTGCTCCCTCTAGTGGTTATTTCCCGTACATGCTGAGTGGAGAGATGAGTTGGCTGTGTCAACATGACTCAAGCAGTAAGCTATATTGCTTTTAGCCAGAACTGTAGATTTAAGCTAAAATACAATTAGACAGTCTTCATAATATACGTCCACTCCAATATCGAAGTGGTTTATTTAAGTCGTTTTTGTTCACTCTCAATGGATGAATATAGGCCTATTAGGCAATGTTGGTCTCAAGTAGGTGTAGGCAAGGGGGGAAGCCATCAATATTGATTATGAAATATAATTTGCTGACTCGTCAGACatatggtgtgatgtgtgttgagATCACCCATGAGGTCATGAGGAGGCGGGGAGAGAGTGACGGTGGGCTCCTTGGGGGGAGAGAGACGCCAGAGAGCTTTGTTGTTTGGGGCCAACCTTGGTACAGAACTGTTTAAATCAGTGTCTCTCTACAAGCCAGCTGCCGCAGAAGAGGGCATCCCTTTAATTGTATGCTGAGCATCCTACTTCCCCCTTGATGACGCCACGGAAGAGCGAGCGTGCGAAGGAGAGCGCTGCTGTTTGTATGGCGTAGCCAGGGAGGTGTCCGTGGCTCTGGAAGCGCAGCAGTAGCTTCTAACGCTGTCGTCGGTGCCGGTGCCGCCGTAACCTTGTATGGAACAGAGTGTGCAGTCCGCGATGGCGATGGGCTTGTCGTCCAAGAAAGGCTGCTCACGGAGCGTGGCGGTGGAGCGCAAAAATCTCATCACCGTTTGCAGGTATGAAAGCCTCCTACTGTAACGACAATGAGCGTTTAGAGGTCAGCTGTTAGGCTACCCCCAAACATTCATTGGCTGCCGCCTGGGTCCTAATTTCAATTCCATATTAGATTACTTTAATATCCGATATTCTGTTAGAAATAATGCTGTAGGTTAGGGGTCGCAGAAATTAGCCAATTAGGAACCAGTCGCCACCAGAGCCACTGAAAACAAAGCCAGTCTTGCAATCGTTTCTGGACATCAGCTGACGTCATATTTATGTCGGGCGATGCAGGGTGGAAGGTTGAACAGGccacaatcatcatcatcatattccGACCCATGTTGCTTCGTTAGTGTAGCCTAGCTTtgaaataggcctaggctactggtaTTAGCCTAATCGGCTGATGCGCAAACGCAGTTCCATAAACTTGTGATGTGACTCAAGCATTCTAGCCTGGTCTACAACTGACTTTAATAGTCCTAAGCCTACATAACAGGAATATTTCAAGCACTGCGATGGAGCATAGTCATTTTGACAACTGCGGGCACTGGAAGTCTAGCGATGTTTGATTTATTGCTCTTCCCGGATGGTGGCGTTGCCATGACAACAACCTTCTCGTAGGCAAGGACATGGATAGCTTGGTCCTGCCTTATTTATACGGTCTGGTACCCGAGGGAGCCGGGGAGGCCTTCACGTCAGCTTGCGTGAGATAGTGGTAAAAGTGGAAAGCTAACAATAGCTAGTGAAATAGCCAGGATCTTTTGAATGCGTAAGGAAGGCACAGTTTATTCTGAATAAGATTAGGTGATGGGTGAAAACCAATGCTGTCTCCTCTCTTGGATAGACTAATTCAAGAGGCCTAtctatttgtatttttaaaaatccaagcTATTTTTATCTGTCTCAGTCTTGGGCAGTGACAGCTGAAAATGTACACTCAgtaattttatttgtttattaagACCAATAACAACTAAGGCTTACCTCTAAATAAATGATGCTCTGTGTGATTTTGATCAAGTCACAAGTTCACTCTTAGTTTACAGtaggtaggctacatctctaAGTCATATGATTGGTGGATAGCTAACTATAGATGGCCTATTGTCCAGTAGATGTGGGTGCTCTTTGGTGCCGTTGAAGGAGATATTGTTGTCTGCAGAACAATGGCTGCTGAAGTCAGTGACCACACTGTTGCTGTGTGGGTATGGGTTCTGCTCTGGTGTGACACACATGGTCTTATCCCCAGTATGATCCCAGCTTAGTTTGAAAATATAGTGCTGGGTGCTGGGTCACATTGTCTGCTGCTTTTTCAGTTAATTTACttttttctctcatttctcttgcattctgtctctctgacacacacacgcatgcacgcgcgcacgtgcgtacacacacacacatacatacacacacacacacacacacacacttccaaaaaCCATGGCATCatctactatataatgaatcaTTGATTCACTCTCATTATATCGCTTGttcactctctcacttcctcactccacccacccaccccacacactttttccaactctctctctttctctgtcacacacacacacacacacacacacacacacacacacacacacacatgcaaacagtcTCACCCACCCTCTTAGTCACGCTCACATTCAGTCTCCTATCTGATTACAAAATTAACATAATGTAGTAGCCTAGATCTATTGCGTCATTTATTCACTAACCTATCGCATAATTCCAGCGATGAGGTTTATTGACCGGAAACATTTTGTAATATAGGCTTACAGTCATTGGTTTAACCCAGAGCCTCAACGGTATCCCCCTGACGGAGTACTCATTATGACAACTCAGCATTATCACAGGATGTGGAgaaagatggggagagagaaagagagaaagagagagagaaagagagagagagagagagagagagagagagagagagagagagagagagagagagagagagagagagagagagagagagagagagagagagagagagagagagagagagagagagagagagagagagagagagagagaggaggaaaagaaggagAGCACCATCCTAGGTTCATATGTGTAAGTCTGCCTGGCTTTGAAATGTCGCAGGTTATTTCTTTAGGTGATTGAAAGAAAACacaagcctatactgtacaatgACAATACCTAGTATTATGATTTAACTTGGTTTACTTGATTGGAATGTAATTGAGTGTAATGACTGATTGGACAGGTTTTCTGTGAAGACGCTACTGGAGAAATATACAGCGGAACCCATTGATGACTCATCTGAGGAGTTCATCAACTTTGCTGCCATTATGGAGCACATTCTTAGCCATCGCTTCAAAGGTAAACATGTTACCAGGTACACTAAAAAACACTCTGTGCACAGTCAAAGTCAGTTCCCCACCACCAGGGCCACTCCCAACACACTTAGTGTAATGttctctgtgtgctgtgtgtcagcTGCTGTGGTGATTTAACTAGTTTAGGTGTAACCAGTTCTCAGGGAGCATTGATCATCAAGttgtttctttccttctctctacccccccccccccccaggctcTGGCAGCTGGTTCGATGGTCAGAGGAGCTTCTGGGACTTCATCCGACTGGCGTGCGGTAAAGTCCCCAACAGCTGCATCAGCAGCATCGAGAACATGGAGAACATCAGCTCCTCCCTGGCCAAGGTAAGGAGCACCACACTCActactctgtctgtctggcagTGGAGGCAttactctgtctgtctcttgcaCCCAGCTCATTTATGCAGATTTGTCACATTCAAATAGATCATCTGGAGTGGAAGCACTTTAAATTTGTATAAGAAGAAATTTAAGGCAATGACATCACAAAATTCGCAACTCTAGATTCTTCTCAGTTCTCTTACTCATCAAGCCCTGCTTCCTTCCCTTTTCCGTTCTTATGTACAAACACTCCCTCTAATTACAACATGAATGAAACAAGGCGAGGCCGCATGAAACAAGGATTGAGAATCAAGAACAGAAATGAGATGGGCTTGCTGTTTGGCAGTGGAGGGAACAGGCTGTCCATGTAGTTTATGCCGACTATGAGCATATTACATCTGCATTAAACAAAAAGTATTCTCTACAAGAGAGTTGATTAATTAGGAATCTTTGATTATTTGATCATAACccattcctcttcctctcccttctttctctctcaccattttacacccccccccccccccccacccccgtctCTCAGGGTAGAGCATGGTTACGGGTGGCTCTGATGGAGAAGCGTCTGTCGGAGTACATTGCCACAGCTCTTAGGGACAGCCGCACCACCAGGTAAGACTCACCTGCAGCACAGGCGAACATTATTACTACTCCCACCAagtgagcacaacacacacacacatacacacacacacacacacacacagaggaaacatacacacagaggaaacACATAAAACAGAGGCTGCATTGCCAGGCACCTTGAATATGGATTAACATTATGTCTACATGCACCTGTCACACAGCCTGGAAAGTTTAACCAACATGCTCACACATttttatagacacacacataaaacagatattggctttatcattacacacacctggaacacacatgccacacacattaCAGGCAACAACCTTCACAACAAATAGGTTAGCTTTAtgcttatttatgtgtgtgtttacaggagGTTTTATGACGACGGCGCCATCATGCTGAGGGAGGAAGCCTCTGTGTTGACTGGTATGCTCATTGGACTCGGAGCCATTGACTTCAGGTGAGGAAAGGAATGGAGAGACAGGTAAAACAGCACCATATAAAGGAGAGGGTGGAAGAGCGATAGAAAAAATAAAGAGAAACAGACCgataaagaaaagagaaaagtaTTGAGGGGAAGACAGTGCACACAGGGAGGTAGAAAAGCAATAAgtttgaaagaaagaaagaaagaaagaaaagatggTTATGCCGTTTCTCTGCAACTTGTGATGTTGGTCCATGTCCTGTCCTGTAGTTTCTGTCTGAAGGGAGAGGCACTGGATGGGAAATCTGAAGCGGTCATTGACTACACCCCCTACCTGAAGTTCACACAGAGGTACTGGACCATTGCCATTACTGTTACATTACGGTTGTGCACATAGCTAATGTGCCAGCATCTGAAACAGACTGGATCGAATATAGCATATATACTCATGGCAGTGTCTAGACTTTAGCATATACTCATGGCAGTGTCTAGACTTTAGCATATACTCATGGCAGTGTCTAGACTTTAGCATATACTCATGGCAGAATCTAGACTTTAGCTAGGGCAATTGGAACAAGACACAATATACATATACTATATGTGATTGGATTATCTAATAAATAAGATGGAGCTCTGACACATATcattggtgttgtgtgtgtgtgtaaagctgtTAGTGACATTGTGCGTCCTGTAGCTATGGCTACCTGAGCTATGGTGTGATACCATTTTTAGACATATTGGCGCTGTATGTGGTGTCGTCCCTTGTGCGGTCCCTTAGTGATGCTGTGTCTCCCGTAGCTATGACTACCTTAGCGATGAGGAGGACCGGCGCAGTGTGGACAGCAGTAGCAGTGAGGAAAGTGCGCCGGAGCATCCTTACGTTCCCTTGATA from Alosa sapidissima isolate fAloSap1 chromosome 24, fAloSap1.pri, whole genome shotgun sequence encodes:
- the rundc3ab gene encoding RUN domain-containing protein 3A isoform X1 — encoded protein: MEQSVQSAMAMGLSSKKGCSRSVAVERKNLITVCRFSVKTLLEKYTAEPIDDSSEEFINFAAIMEHILSHRFKGSGSWFDGQRSFWDFIRLACGKVPNSCISSIENMENISSSLAKGRAWLRVALMEKRLSEYIATALRDSRTTRRFYDDGAIMLREEASVLTGMLIGLGAIDFSFCLKGEALDGKSEAVIDYTPYLKFTQSYDYLSDEEDRRSVDSSSSEESAPEHPYVPLITEEESWSAKCRKMEQRYKIVYAQKGYLEELVRLRDSQLKNLEMENKRLSSQLEEVQNQSEQEKRELEGIVLELQEQLTGLIPCDPRQLSKDLPVPLVNEWTSLSPFNNATGDKLFRSRGSFPSPEPLSATLSLDSEPLRAEVKPNGQAWCTRAEKNYTTSMLGLCGSMGSLPSCKSLPSLRSTECLVNISADPSPALTPS